In one Rhea pennata isolate bPtePen1 chromosome 17, bPtePen1.pri, whole genome shotgun sequence genomic region, the following are encoded:
- the SART3 gene encoding squamous cell carcinoma antigen recognized by T-cells 3 isoform X3, with the protein MASESSEREKVYELFERAVKDYICPEIWLEYAQYSIGGIGQEGGIEKVRSIFERALTAVGLHVTKGTALWEAYREFENAILETAQPAPGSVPLPEQQQVLCSQLEKIHTLFRRQLGIPLLDMEASYAEYEEWSEDPIPETIIKNYKKALQQLEKCKPYEEALLSAETPKLAEYQAYIDFEMKAGDPARIQLIYERALAENCLVPDLWARYNQYLDRQLKVKELVLSAHDRAVRNCPWTVGLWIRYLLAMERHRVDHCTVSEIFEKALNAGFIQATDYVEIWQAYLDYLRRRVDFTQDSSKELEELRSAFARAVEYLKQEVEERFSESGDPSCTIMQNWARVEARLCNNMQKARELWDNIMTKGNAKYANMWLEYYNLERAHGDTQHCRKALHRAVQCTSDYPEHVCEVLLTLERIEGTLEDWDAAVQKTENRLARVNEQRAKAAEKEAALAKLEEEKAEQRKQSRAEKKASKKAKKSRAGDKRKAEDDDEGEWGQEEEEQPSKKHKGDGDVLLAEEEMEVETGLFGRSGPEKPDHPPNQKEKASTSRKDIPKVLHDSSKDNVTVFVSNLSYNMTDPEVKLKELFESCGEVAEIRPVFSNKGTFRGYCYVEFKEEKSALQALRLDRKVVEGRPMFVSPCIDKNKNPDFKVFRYSTTLEKHKLFISGLPFSCTKEELEDVCKEHGNVKDIRLVTNRAGKPKGLAYVEYENEAQASQAVLKMDGLTVKEHVIKVAISNPPLRKLPDKPEAGRASQFAAPRQIYGARGKGRTQLSMMPRALQRQNHPVSKAENGMVQNSPATSSEPSEEPQKMSNADFARMLLKK; encoded by the exons ATGGCTTCTGAAAGCTCTGAGCGAGAGAAAGTTTATGAGCTATTTGAGAGAGCTGTGAAGGACTACATCT GTCCTGAAATTTGGCTGGAATATGCCCAGTATTCAATTGGTGGCATTGGGCAGGAAGGAGGAATTGAAAAAGTTCGTTCAATATTTGAGAGAGCATTAACTGCTGTTGGACTGCATGTGACAAAAGGAACAGCACTGTGGGAAGCATACCGTGAGTTTGAGAATGCCATATTGGAAACAGCACAG CCGGCTCCTGGCAGTGTTCCGTTGCCcgagcagcagcaggtgctcTGCAGCCAGCTTGAGAAGATCCACACACTGTTCAGGCGCCAGCTGGGGATCCCACTGTTAG ATATGGAAGCTTCATATGCTGAATATGAAGAATGGTCAGAAGATCCAATACCAGAAACAATAATAAAGAACTACAAAAAGGCTCTGCAGCAACTGGAGAAATGTAAACCATATGAAGAGGCACTG CTGAGTGCTGAAACACCGAAGCTAGCAGAATATCAAGCTTATattgattttgaaatgaaagcaggTGATCCAGCTCGTATTCAGTTGATCTATGAGAGGGCTTTGGCTGAGAACTGCCTTGTGCCAGATCTTTGGGCACGCTACAATCAGTATTTg GACCGGCAGCTGAAAGTGAAAGAACTGGTCTTATCTGCTCACGATCGTGCTGTTAGGAACTGTCCCTGGACAGTTGGGCTGTGGATTCGGTATCTCTTGGCAATGGAAAGGCATAGAGTTGATCACTGCACTGTTTCCG aaatttttgaaaaggCTCTGAATGCAGGTTTTATTCAGGCAACGGACTATGTAGAAATCTGGCAGGCATATCTTGATTACTTAAGAAGAAGGGTGGATTTTACACAAG ACTCAAGTAAAGAGCTAGAAGAGTTGAGGTCTGCGTTTGCACGTGCTGTGGAATATTTGAAACAGGAAGTAGAAGAGC GTTTCAGTGAGAGTGGGGATCCATCCTGCACCATCATGCAAAACTGGGCGAGAGTTGAG GCCCGCTTATGTAACAATATGCAGAAGGCCAGAGAACTTTGGGACAATATTATGACTAAAGGGAATGCCAAATATGCCAATATGTGGCTGGAATATTATAACCTAGAAAG AGCTCACGGTGATACTCAGCACTGTCGGAAGGCCTTGCATCGAGCTGTACAGTGCACAAGTGACTATCCAGAGCATGTCTGTGAGGTGCTGCTCACACTGGAGAGGATAGAAG GAACACTGGAAGACTGGGATGCTGCtgttcaaaaaacagaaaacagattagCTCGAGTAAATGAACAAAGAGCAAAG GCTGCTGAGAAAGAAGCTGCTTTGGcaaagctggaggaggagaaagctgaACAACGAAAGCAGAGTCGGGCTGAAAAGAAAGCTTccaaaaaagctaaaaaaagcagagctggagacaAACGCAAAGCAGAGGATGATGATGAGGGAGAatgggggcaggaagaggaag AACAGCCCAGCAAGAAACATAAGGGAGATGGTGATGTTTTACTtgctgaagaagaaatggaGGTGGAAACTGGTTTGTTTGGAAGGAGTGGACCTGAAAAGCCTGATCACCCACcaaaccaaaaggaaaaggcatCTACCAGTCGAAAAGACATACCCAAAGTTCTCCATGACAGCAGTAAAGATAATGTTACAGTCTTTGTCAGCAATCTTTCTTACAACATGACAGACCCTGAGGTGAAACTGAAAGAGCTCTTTGAAAGCTGTGGGGAGGTAGCAGAGATTCGGCCAGTATTCAGTAACAAGGGGACTTTTCGGGGCTACTGTTACGTGgaattcaaggaagaaaaatcagctcTCCAAGCTCTTAGATTGGATCGCAAAGTTGTGGAGGGAAGACCCATGTTTGTTTCTCCGTGTATTGACAAGAACAAGAATCCAGACTTCAAG gtGTTCCGGTATAGCACTACACTAGAGAAACATAAGCTGTTTATATCCGGTTTGCCATTTTCTTGCACTAAGGAGGAGCTGGAAGATGTGTGTAAAGAACATGGAAACGTGAAAGACATTAGGTTGGTCACCAATCGAGCTGGAAAACCCAAG GGCCTGGCCTACGTGGAATATGAAAACGAAGCTCAGGCCTCGCAGGCTGTACTGAAAATGGATGGCCTGACAGTTAAAGAACATGTCATCAAGGTGGCAATCAGTAACCCACCTCTCCGAAAGTTGCCAGACAAGCCTGAGGCAGGCCGAGCCTCGCAATTTGCGGCACCGCGACAGATTTATGGAGC GCGAGGCAAGGGAAGGACACAGCTCTCAATGATGCCTCGTGCGTTACAGCGCCAGAATCATCCTGTGTCTAAGGCTGAGAATGGGATGGTCCAGAATTCACCAGCAACCTCGTCCGAACCCTCTGAGGAGCCTCAAAAAATGTCTAATGCTGATTTTGCCAGGATGCTACTGAAAAAGTGA
- the ISCU gene encoding iron-sulfur cluster assembly enzyme ISCU gives MAALRAAGAALLRPGRGEVAAALGYHKKVVDHYENPRNVGSLDRNAKNVGTGLVGAPACGDVMKLQVEVDENGKIIDARFKTFGCGSAIASSSLATEWVKGKTVDEALKIRNTDIAKELCLPPVKLHCSMLAEDAIKAALADYKLKQNPKKEESEKKTNNA, from the exons ATGGCGGCGCtgagggcggcgggggccgcgctgcTGCGGCCCGGGCGTGGCgaggtggcggcggcgctgggctACCACAAGAAG GTCGTGGACCACTACGAGAACCCGCGCAACGTCGGCTCCCTCGACCGCAACGCCAAGAACGTGGGCACCGGTCTGGTGGGCGCCCCCGCCTGCGGCGATGTCATGAAGCTGCAG GTGGAAGTGGATGAGAACGGGAAGATCATCGATGCCCGTTTCAAGACGTTCGGCTGTGGATCAGCCATCGCCTCCAGTTCGCTGGCTACCGAGTGGGTTAAAGGGAAAACG GTTGATGAAGCTTTGAAGATCAGGAACACAGATATTGCTAAAGAACTTTGCCTTCCTCCAGTCAAACTGCACTGCTCTA tgTTGGCTGAAGATGCAATCAAGGCTGCCTTGGCTGATTATAAGTTGAAGCAGAatccaaagaaagaagaatcggagaagaaaacaaacaatgcCTAA
- the SART3 gene encoding squamous cell carcinoma antigen recognized by T-cells 3 isoform X1 has product MAAAGAEAAAAEVEEEKEKKQQQQLPEGDPESGGDSEDEGDSDSSGDGEDEEKENEAEIQRLEEQLSINAFDYNCHLDLIKLLRQEGELVKLRRARQKMSELFPLTEEIWLDWLKDEIKMASESSEREKVYELFERAVKDYICPEIWLEYAQYSIGGIGQEGGIEKVRSIFERALTAVGLHVTKGTALWEAYREFENAILETAQPAPGSVPLPEQQQVLCSQLEKIHTLFRRQLGIPLLDMEASYAEYEEWSEDPIPETIIKNYKKALQQLEKCKPYEEALLSAETPKLAEYQAYIDFEMKAGDPARIQLIYERALAENCLVPDLWARYNQYLDRQLKVKELVLSAHDRAVRNCPWTVGLWIRYLLAMERHRVDHCTVSEIFEKALNAGFIQATDYVEIWQAYLDYLRRRVDFTQDSSKELEELRSAFARAVEYLKQEVEERFSESGDPSCTIMQNWARVEARLCNNMQKARELWDNIMTKGNAKYANMWLEYYNLERAHGDTQHCRKALHRAVQCTSDYPEHVCEVLLTLERIEGTLEDWDAAVQKTENRLARVNEQRAKAAEKEAALAKLEEEKAEQRKQSRAEKKASKKAKKSRAGDKRKAEDDDEGEWGQEEEEQPSKKHKGDGDVLLAEEEMEVETGLFGRSGPEKPDHPPNQKEKASTSRKDIPKVLHDSSKDNVTVFVSNLSYNMTDPEVKLKELFESCGEVAEIRPVFSNKGTFRGYCYVEFKEEKSALQALRLDRKVVEGRPMFVSPCIDKNKNPDFKVFRYSTTLEKHKLFISGLPFSCTKEELEDVCKEHGNVKDIRLVTNRAGKPKGLAYVEYENEAQASQAVLKMDGLTVKEHVIKVAISNPPLRKLPDKPEAGRASQFAAPRQIYGARGKGRTQLSMMPRALQRQNHPVSKAENGMVQNSPATSSEPSEEPQKMSNADFARMLLKK; this is encoded by the exons atggcggcggcgggagccgagGCGGCTGCCGcggaggtggaggaggagaaggagaagaagcagcagcagcagttgccGGAGGGCGATCCTGAGTCGGGAGGCGACTCGGAGGATGAGGGCGACTCGGACTCGTCGGGCGACGGCGAGgatgaggagaaggagaatgaGGCCGAGATTCAGCGGCTGGAGGAGCAG ctttctatCAATGCTTTTGACTACAACTGTCACTTGGATCTGATAAAACTGCTCCGCCAGGAGGGAGAGCTGGTAAAGCTCAGAAGAGCTCGTCAGAAGATGAGTGAACTCTTTCCGCTTACTGAAG aaatctGGTTGGACTGGTTGAAGGATGAGATAAAAATGGCTTCTGAAAGCTCTGAGCGAGAGAAAGTTTATGAGCTATTTGAGAGAGCTGTGAAGGACTACATCT GTCCTGAAATTTGGCTGGAATATGCCCAGTATTCAATTGGTGGCATTGGGCAGGAAGGAGGAATTGAAAAAGTTCGTTCAATATTTGAGAGAGCATTAACTGCTGTTGGACTGCATGTGACAAAAGGAACAGCACTGTGGGAAGCATACCGTGAGTTTGAGAATGCCATATTGGAAACAGCACAG CCGGCTCCTGGCAGTGTTCCGTTGCCcgagcagcagcaggtgctcTGCAGCCAGCTTGAGAAGATCCACACACTGTTCAGGCGCCAGCTGGGGATCCCACTGTTAG ATATGGAAGCTTCATATGCTGAATATGAAGAATGGTCAGAAGATCCAATACCAGAAACAATAATAAAGAACTACAAAAAGGCTCTGCAGCAACTGGAGAAATGTAAACCATATGAAGAGGCACTG CTGAGTGCTGAAACACCGAAGCTAGCAGAATATCAAGCTTATattgattttgaaatgaaagcaggTGATCCAGCTCGTATTCAGTTGATCTATGAGAGGGCTTTGGCTGAGAACTGCCTTGTGCCAGATCTTTGGGCACGCTACAATCAGTATTTg GACCGGCAGCTGAAAGTGAAAGAACTGGTCTTATCTGCTCACGATCGTGCTGTTAGGAACTGTCCCTGGACAGTTGGGCTGTGGATTCGGTATCTCTTGGCAATGGAAAGGCATAGAGTTGATCACTGCACTGTTTCCG aaatttttgaaaaggCTCTGAATGCAGGTTTTATTCAGGCAACGGACTATGTAGAAATCTGGCAGGCATATCTTGATTACTTAAGAAGAAGGGTGGATTTTACACAAG ACTCAAGTAAAGAGCTAGAAGAGTTGAGGTCTGCGTTTGCACGTGCTGTGGAATATTTGAAACAGGAAGTAGAAGAGC GTTTCAGTGAGAGTGGGGATCCATCCTGCACCATCATGCAAAACTGGGCGAGAGTTGAG GCCCGCTTATGTAACAATATGCAGAAGGCCAGAGAACTTTGGGACAATATTATGACTAAAGGGAATGCCAAATATGCCAATATGTGGCTGGAATATTATAACCTAGAAAG AGCTCACGGTGATACTCAGCACTGTCGGAAGGCCTTGCATCGAGCTGTACAGTGCACAAGTGACTATCCAGAGCATGTCTGTGAGGTGCTGCTCACACTGGAGAGGATAGAAG GAACACTGGAAGACTGGGATGCTGCtgttcaaaaaacagaaaacagattagCTCGAGTAAATGAACAAAGAGCAAAG GCTGCTGAGAAAGAAGCTGCTTTGGcaaagctggaggaggagaaagctgaACAACGAAAGCAGAGTCGGGCTGAAAAGAAAGCTTccaaaaaagctaaaaaaagcagagctggagacaAACGCAAAGCAGAGGATGATGATGAGGGAGAatgggggcaggaagaggaag AACAGCCCAGCAAGAAACATAAGGGAGATGGTGATGTTTTACTtgctgaagaagaaatggaGGTGGAAACTGGTTTGTTTGGAAGGAGTGGACCTGAAAAGCCTGATCACCCACcaaaccaaaaggaaaaggcatCTACCAGTCGAAAAGACATACCCAAAGTTCTCCATGACAGCAGTAAAGATAATGTTACAGTCTTTGTCAGCAATCTTTCTTACAACATGACAGACCCTGAGGTGAAACTGAAAGAGCTCTTTGAAAGCTGTGGGGAGGTAGCAGAGATTCGGCCAGTATTCAGTAACAAGGGGACTTTTCGGGGCTACTGTTACGTGgaattcaaggaagaaaaatcagctcTCCAAGCTCTTAGATTGGATCGCAAAGTTGTGGAGGGAAGACCCATGTTTGTTTCTCCGTGTATTGACAAGAACAAGAATCCAGACTTCAAG gtGTTCCGGTATAGCACTACACTAGAGAAACATAAGCTGTTTATATCCGGTTTGCCATTTTCTTGCACTAAGGAGGAGCTGGAAGATGTGTGTAAAGAACATGGAAACGTGAAAGACATTAGGTTGGTCACCAATCGAGCTGGAAAACCCAAG GGCCTGGCCTACGTGGAATATGAAAACGAAGCTCAGGCCTCGCAGGCTGTACTGAAAATGGATGGCCTGACAGTTAAAGAACATGTCATCAAGGTGGCAATCAGTAACCCACCTCTCCGAAAGTTGCCAGACAAGCCTGAGGCAGGCCGAGCCTCGCAATTTGCGGCACCGCGACAGATTTATGGAGC GCGAGGCAAGGGAAGGACACAGCTCTCAATGATGCCTCGTGCGTTACAGCGCCAGAATCATCCTGTGTCTAAGGCTGAGAATGGGATGGTCCAGAATTCACCAGCAACCTCGTCCGAACCCTCTGAGGAGCCTCAAAAAATGTCTAATGCTGATTTTGCCAGGATGCTACTGAAAAAGTGA
- the SART3 gene encoding squamous cell carcinoma antigen recognized by T-cells 3 isoform X2 yields MAAAGAEAAAAEVEEEKEKKQQQQLPEGDPESGGDSEDEGDSDSSGDGEDEEKENEAEIQRLEEQLSINAFDYNCHLDLIKLLRQEGELVKLRRARQKMSELFPLTEEIWLDWLKDEIKMASESSEREKVYELFERAVKDYICPEIWLEYAQYSIGGIGQEGGIEKVRSIFERALTAVGLHVTKGTALWEAYREFENAILETAQPAPGSVPLPEQQQVLCSQLEKIHTLFRRQLGIPLLDMEASYAEYEEWSEDPIPETIIKNYKKALQQLEKCKPYEEALLSAETPKLAEYQAYIDFEMKAGDPARIQLIYERALAENCLVPDLWARYNQYLDRQLKVKELVLSAHDRAVRNCPWTVGLWIRYLLAMERHRVDHCTVSEIFEKALNAGFIQATDYVEIWQAYLDYLRRRVDFTQDSSKELEELRSAFARAVEYLKQEVEERFSESGDPSCTIMQNWARVEARLCNNMQKARELWDNIMTKGNAKYANMWLEYYNLERAHGDTQHCRKALHRAVQCTSDYPEHVCEVLLTLERIEGTLEDWDAAVQKTENRLARVNEQRAKAAEKEAALAKLEEEKAEQRKQSRAEKKASKKAKKSRAGDKRKAEDDDEGEWGQEEEEQPSKKHKGDGDVLLAEEEMEVETGLFGRSGPEKPDHPPNQKEKASTSRKDIPKVLHDSSKDNVTVFVSNLSYNMTDPEVKLKELFESCGEVAEIRPVFSNKGTFRGYCYVEFKEEKSALQALRLDRKVVEGRPMFVSPCIDKNKNPDFKVFRYSTTLEKHKLFISGLPFSCTKEELEDVCKEHGNVKDIRLVTNRAGKPKVLQSRPPS; encoded by the exons atggcggcggcgggagccgagGCGGCTGCCGcggaggtggaggaggagaaggagaagaagcagcagcagcagttgccGGAGGGCGATCCTGAGTCGGGAGGCGACTCGGAGGATGAGGGCGACTCGGACTCGTCGGGCGACGGCGAGgatgaggagaaggagaatgaGGCCGAGATTCAGCGGCTGGAGGAGCAG ctttctatCAATGCTTTTGACTACAACTGTCACTTGGATCTGATAAAACTGCTCCGCCAGGAGGGAGAGCTGGTAAAGCTCAGAAGAGCTCGTCAGAAGATGAGTGAACTCTTTCCGCTTACTGAAG aaatctGGTTGGACTGGTTGAAGGATGAGATAAAAATGGCTTCTGAAAGCTCTGAGCGAGAGAAAGTTTATGAGCTATTTGAGAGAGCTGTGAAGGACTACATCT GTCCTGAAATTTGGCTGGAATATGCCCAGTATTCAATTGGTGGCATTGGGCAGGAAGGAGGAATTGAAAAAGTTCGTTCAATATTTGAGAGAGCATTAACTGCTGTTGGACTGCATGTGACAAAAGGAACAGCACTGTGGGAAGCATACCGTGAGTTTGAGAATGCCATATTGGAAACAGCACAG CCGGCTCCTGGCAGTGTTCCGTTGCCcgagcagcagcaggtgctcTGCAGCCAGCTTGAGAAGATCCACACACTGTTCAGGCGCCAGCTGGGGATCCCACTGTTAG ATATGGAAGCTTCATATGCTGAATATGAAGAATGGTCAGAAGATCCAATACCAGAAACAATAATAAAGAACTACAAAAAGGCTCTGCAGCAACTGGAGAAATGTAAACCATATGAAGAGGCACTG CTGAGTGCTGAAACACCGAAGCTAGCAGAATATCAAGCTTATattgattttgaaatgaaagcaggTGATCCAGCTCGTATTCAGTTGATCTATGAGAGGGCTTTGGCTGAGAACTGCCTTGTGCCAGATCTTTGGGCACGCTACAATCAGTATTTg GACCGGCAGCTGAAAGTGAAAGAACTGGTCTTATCTGCTCACGATCGTGCTGTTAGGAACTGTCCCTGGACAGTTGGGCTGTGGATTCGGTATCTCTTGGCAATGGAAAGGCATAGAGTTGATCACTGCACTGTTTCCG aaatttttgaaaaggCTCTGAATGCAGGTTTTATTCAGGCAACGGACTATGTAGAAATCTGGCAGGCATATCTTGATTACTTAAGAAGAAGGGTGGATTTTACACAAG ACTCAAGTAAAGAGCTAGAAGAGTTGAGGTCTGCGTTTGCACGTGCTGTGGAATATTTGAAACAGGAAGTAGAAGAGC GTTTCAGTGAGAGTGGGGATCCATCCTGCACCATCATGCAAAACTGGGCGAGAGTTGAG GCCCGCTTATGTAACAATATGCAGAAGGCCAGAGAACTTTGGGACAATATTATGACTAAAGGGAATGCCAAATATGCCAATATGTGGCTGGAATATTATAACCTAGAAAG AGCTCACGGTGATACTCAGCACTGTCGGAAGGCCTTGCATCGAGCTGTACAGTGCACAAGTGACTATCCAGAGCATGTCTGTGAGGTGCTGCTCACACTGGAGAGGATAGAAG GAACACTGGAAGACTGGGATGCTGCtgttcaaaaaacagaaaacagattagCTCGAGTAAATGAACAAAGAGCAAAG GCTGCTGAGAAAGAAGCTGCTTTGGcaaagctggaggaggagaaagctgaACAACGAAAGCAGAGTCGGGCTGAAAAGAAAGCTTccaaaaaagctaaaaaaagcagagctggagacaAACGCAAAGCAGAGGATGATGATGAGGGAGAatgggggcaggaagaggaag AACAGCCCAGCAAGAAACATAAGGGAGATGGTGATGTTTTACTtgctgaagaagaaatggaGGTGGAAACTGGTTTGTTTGGAAGGAGTGGACCTGAAAAGCCTGATCACCCACcaaaccaaaaggaaaaggcatCTACCAGTCGAAAAGACATACCCAAAGTTCTCCATGACAGCAGTAAAGATAATGTTACAGTCTTTGTCAGCAATCTTTCTTACAACATGACAGACCCTGAGGTGAAACTGAAAGAGCTCTTTGAAAGCTGTGGGGAGGTAGCAGAGATTCGGCCAGTATTCAGTAACAAGGGGACTTTTCGGGGCTACTGTTACGTGgaattcaaggaagaaaaatcagctcTCCAAGCTCTTAGATTGGATCGCAAAGTTGTGGAGGGAAGACCCATGTTTGTTTCTCCGTGTATTGACAAGAACAAGAATCCAGACTTCAAG gtGTTCCGGTATAGCACTACACTAGAGAAACATAAGCTGTTTATATCCGGTTTGCCATTTTCTTGCACTAAGGAGGAGCTGGAAGATGTGTGTAAAGAACATGGAAACGTGAAAGACATTAGGTTGGTCACCAATCGAGCTGGAAAACCCAAG GTCTTGCAGTCCAGGCCCCCATCTTAA